Proteins from one Panicum virgatum strain AP13 chromosome 7K, P.virgatum_v5, whole genome shotgun sequence genomic window:
- the LOC120642979 gene encoding uncharacterized protein LOC120642979 — translation MEVGRALHGETWDPATAPLSGEAIMRAGQGKKHRRYLITNSLVDTASTPSLSQLRASTTDSTPPIRPRPETSVSSVHQRQAEMEAKFEEERRRRMEIEAKLEQERKLMEEQSVMLHSMVT, via the exons ATGGAGGTGGGAAGGGCGCTCCACGGGGAGACTTGGGATCCGGCCACCGCGCCACTCTccggagaagccatcatgagggcgggacaagggaagaagcaCAGGCGGTACTTGATCACCAACAGCTTGGTCGACACGGCGAGTACGCCTAGTCTCTCGCAGCTTAGGGCAAGTACCACCGACTCGACCCCgcccatacgcccacggcctgAGACTTCAGTGTCCAGCGTGCACCAGAGACAG GCCGAGATGGAGGCAAAgtttgaggaggagaggaggcgccgaatggagatcgaggccaagctggagcaggagcggaagctgATGGAGGAGCAGTCGGTTATGTTGCACAGCATGGTCACCTAG